The following proteins come from a genomic window of Musa acuminata AAA Group cultivar baxijiao chromosome BXJ1-7, Cavendish_Baxijiao_AAA, whole genome shotgun sequence:
- the LOC135586500 gene encoding protein COP1 SUPPRESSOR 2-like isoform X1, whose product MPIKNFRKRTLEHDPRPDDTEEDEEERRLVLEEVKLLQKQRERKPGIPALPTVPQHSPTGPGGAFRRSSSSSGAAGVGDKGDGDGGKEDLVLQDTFAQETAVTIEDPNMLKYVEQELAKRRGKKIDSSEKEEKDPMDELYVVPEHLKVKKRNSEESSTQWTTGIAEVQLPIEYKLRNIEETEAAKKLLQEKRFVGKTKSELNIPSSYSADYFQRGRDYAEKLRREHPELYKIRGAQVSDMGGKSTENNNSDVAGRRQAATDEFMLERFRKRERNRVMRR is encoded by the exons ATGCCGATTAAGAATTTTAGGAAGAGAACCCTAGAACATGATCCCCGTCCTGATGATACcgaggaagacgaggaggagcGCAG ATTGGTCTTGGAGGAGGTGAAGCTGCTCCAGAAGCAGCGGGAGAGGAAGCCTGGCATCCCCGCGCTTCCTACCGTCCCCCAGCACTCCCCCACTGGCCCTGGCGGGGCCTTTCGCAGGTCCTCCTCCTCTAGCGGCGCCGCAGGCGTGGGCGACAAGGGCGACGGAGATGGCGGCAAGGAGGACCTCGTCCTGCAGGACACCTTCGCCCAGGAGACAGCTGTCACTATCGAGGATCCCAACAT GTTGAAGTATGTGGAGCAAGAATTGGCAAAAAGGCGCGGCAAGAAGATTGACTCCAGTGAGAAGGAGGAGAAGGACCCGATGGACGAATTGTATGTTGTGCCTGAACATCTTAAG gtgaagaagaggaactcgGAAGAAAGTTCTACTCAGTGGACCACAGGGATTGCTGAAGTGCAACTACCCATCGA ATACAAGCTACGGAATATTGAAGAGACTGAGGCTGCCAAAAAGCTGTTGCAAGAGAAGAGGTTTGTTGGTAAAACTAAATCAGAATTGAATATTCCTTCAAGTTACAGTGCAGATTATTTCCAACGCGGTCGAGATTATGCTGAAAAACTTCGGAGAG AGCATCCAGAGTTGTACAAAATCCGAGGTGCCCAAGTGAGCGATATGGGTGGGAAGTCAACAGAAAATAATAACTCGGATGTTGCAGGACGGAGGCAAGCTGCCACGGATGAGTTCATGCTTGAGCGCTTTCGCAAACGAGAAAGAAATCGTGTTATGCGCAGATAG